GGAACAAATAGTCTATCTGGATGGGGAGGGCTGGATTTGATTTGAATATGAAATCCCTGGAAGGGATAGATTTCAGTTATGGGAGCTCTTCGGTATGAGCTCCCATATTGCAAAAAGTCCAGCAACTTTTATGGAGTTAAATAGCAGATTCTACAAAAGCTATTGATTTATTATATAGTAGTTCTTTTTCACCGTACAATCTTTCAGCTATCCCACCTTTCATTCTCCATTGCTCAATCAGCTTATTAGAGGCAACTATTGGGTGAGAAGCATCTGTGTACTTTATACTGCTGATAAACTCAAGCCACGGCTCCATCCCCATAGCATACACATATACTTCTTTTGGATTGAAAATATTGACCAGATCCATTCCTCTTTCAAAGTTGGACCCTGCAAGTCTTCTGGAGCTATCTTTATCCCTTGATAACTCTTCTGTCAAAAGAGGACCGTATAACCAGGTAAGTGGTGCCCCATCACATTCCATTCCAAGAAAAACAACGTCCAGATCTCCAATCTCTTTCTGAATATGCTGATACAATTCTGGCGCTACATTACAGGAATCAGCAGCAAAAAGAATAGAAAAATCACCGACATTCACATGATGACAAATTTTTGCCTGAATGTTTAAATCACAATGCTCACCAATAAAAGGGATCCCGGTAATTTGACAATCCTTAAAATTAATTGTTTCCATCTCACCAATCTCAATGACATTTTCAAATCCAATTTTATTAAACATCAGCTTCAGATTTGGGTCTTGTAAAGCCCCGCCAGAAGTTCTTGGTACAACTAAATTTCTTATTTTATGTCTGAGCGGAAGTAACGTTTCAAATAAAATATGGTCCTGATGATTGTGCGTAATCAATACATAATCGATTACCTCCGGAAGATCCATATCAGAAAAACGGGCTACATCAGATTGATAACCATAATAGCTAATCAGAGGATCTACCAGAATACTTACATCCTTTGTCTCCACTAAAATACAGGCATGCCCGAAATATCTCATCCTGATTTTATCACCTTCATATTTTTCGTAAGCTGTTGGAGGCGTTT
This portion of the Pedobacter lusitanus genome encodes:
- a CDS encoding MBL fold metallo-hydrolase, translating into MKSLYLKPNVVIEPLYDRWYAWSHLISPATAAMNIVGRHLKIMNSYLQAPQIHAAAVKNPKMLGGPFMDLKGGRVNEVKQLVNDTVEKQKELLSFCESIKELDRMLKHEAKGFSLESLYASIPEELKGYVELVYDLNNNASFRFFESLLYKSKFYNESSQSIALWVTQNDERPFALSTPKLDDDNVIHLNIPFNSPAIDALAKMKRIPGEINVIKEMIDLNPEQEELFDSMFTETPPTAYEKYEGDKIRMRYFGHACILVETKDVSILVDPLISYYGYQSDVARFSDMDLPEVIDYVLITHNHQDHILFETLLPLRHKIRNLVVPRTSGGALQDPNLKLMFNKIGFENVIEIGEMETINFKDCQITGIPFIGEHCDLNIQAKICHHVNVGDFSILFAADSCNVAPELYQHIQKEIGDLDVVFLGMECDGAPLTWLYGPLLTEELSRDKDSSRRLAGSNFERGMDLVNIFNPKEVYVYAMGMEPWLEFISSIKYTDASHPIVASNKLIEQWRMKGGIAERLYGEKELLYNKSIAFVESAI